A stretch of Candidatus Sulfotelmatobacter sp. DNA encodes these proteins:
- a CDS encoding amylo-alpha-1,6-glucosidase — MRYGRGLCGDLASAESREWLLTNGRGGYAMGTLAGTLTRRYHGLLIAAVEPPVARRLCVARLELDVDYDGRSYALATDRWQSGAIAPEGWRLVEAFTLADGLPTWTYALGDALLDLTLAMPQGADAIAVALHVTRARTALAIRGRLVVADRDHHGGPLPSLESFATTLVAGGAEIRLPAAQRTLYVRAPGASASAASERYAGFLLPRETERGLPDVDDYAHVLTLAWTLADGASGGVVCSLDPAAPAVAADVVATRRHANRAIADRQSTPLLGRLALAADQFVVARGEPPLAGTTVIAGYPWFTDWGRDTMIALPGLLLATNRAADAADVLRTFAAHVADGLIPNRFPDAGGPAEYNTIDAPLWFIEAVRAYLDATDDVPFLLDVMPAVRAVIDGYREGTRFGIGLDADGLVRGGAPGVQLTWMDAKVGDRVITPRRGKPIEINALWYNALRACETFARRLGRPPNAFRALGDKAAAAMQRYWNAERGWCYDVLDGPDGDDLSLRPNQLFAVALPAGAFDAERARAIVDVCAAHLWTSLGLRTLAPDDPRYHGTYGGDQAARDGAYHQGTVWPWLAGPFIRAHLRAYGDAARTRTFVQPLLDALETDALGTLCEIADGDPPHAPRGCPAQAWSVAALIDALRLLGDG; from the coding sequence GTGCGGTACGGGCGGGGACTCTGCGGCGATCTCGCCTCGGCCGAGTCGCGCGAGTGGCTGTTGACGAACGGACGCGGCGGCTACGCGATGGGCACGCTCGCCGGCACGCTCACGCGCCGCTATCACGGCTTGCTGATCGCCGCCGTCGAGCCGCCCGTCGCGCGACGGCTGTGCGTCGCGCGCCTCGAGCTCGACGTCGACTACGACGGCCGTTCGTACGCGCTCGCGACCGATCGGTGGCAGTCCGGCGCGATCGCACCCGAAGGCTGGCGGCTGGTCGAAGCCTTCACGCTCGCGGACGGGCTGCCGACCTGGACGTACGCGCTCGGCGACGCGCTGCTCGATCTCACGCTGGCGATGCCACAGGGAGCGGATGCGATCGCCGTCGCGCTGCACGTCACGCGTGCGCGCACCGCGCTGGCGATACGCGGCCGTTTGGTCGTCGCCGACCGCGACCATCACGGCGGTCCGCTGCCGTCGCTCGAGTCGTTTGCGACCACGCTGGTCGCCGGCGGCGCCGAGATCCGCCTGCCGGCCGCGCAGCGCACGCTATACGTGCGCGCTCCCGGCGCGAGCGCGAGCGCGGCGTCCGAACGCTATGCGGGATTTCTGCTGCCGCGCGAGACCGAGCGCGGCCTGCCGGACGTCGACGACTACGCCCACGTCCTCACGTTGGCGTGGACGCTGGCGGACGGCGCGAGCGGCGGCGTCGTCTGCAGCCTCGATCCGGCGGCGCCGGCGGTGGCCGCCGACGTCGTCGCCACCCGCCGTCACGCCAACCGCGCGATCGCCGACCGCCAGTCGACGCCGCTGCTCGGCCGGCTCGCGCTCGCCGCCGACCAGTTCGTCGTCGCGCGCGGCGAGCCGCCGCTGGCCGGGACGACGGTGATCGCCGGCTACCCGTGGTTCACCGACTGGGGCCGCGACACGATGATCGCGCTGCCGGGCCTGCTGCTGGCGACCAATCGCGCCGCCGACGCGGCCGACGTGCTGCGCACCTTTGCGGCGCACGTCGCCGACGGGCTGATCCCCAACCGCTTTCCCGATGCCGGCGGGCCGGCCGAGTACAACACCATCGATGCGCCGCTGTGGTTCATCGAAGCGGTCCGCGCCTACCTCGACGCGACCGACGACGTGCCGTTCCTGCTCGACGTCATGCCGGCGGTGCGGGCGGTGATCGACGGCTACCGCGAGGGGACGCGCTTCGGCATCGGCCTCGACGCCGACGGTCTCGTGCGGGGCGGCGCGCCGGGCGTGCAGCTGACCTGGATGGACGCGAAGGTCGGCGACCGCGTGATCACGCCGCGACGCGGTAAGCCGATCGAGATCAACGCCCTCTGGTACAACGCGCTGCGCGCGTGCGAGACCTTCGCGCGCCGCCTCGGCCGCCCGCCGAACGCGTTCCGCGCGCTCGGCGACAAGGCCGCCGCCGCGATGCAGCGCTATTGGAACGCCGAACGCGGCTGGTGCTACGACGTGCTCGACGGACCCGACGGCGACGATCTCTCACTGCGGCCCAACCAACTGTTCGCGGTCGCGTTGCCGGCCGGCGCGTTCGACGCCGAGCGCGCCCGCGCCATCGTCGACGTCTGCGCGGCGCACCTGTGGACCTCGCTCGGCCTGCGCACGCTCGCGCCCGACGATCCGCGGTACCACGGCACCTACGGCGGGGACCAAGCCGCGCGCGACGGCGCCTACCATCAGGGGACGGTGTGGCCGTGGCTGGCCGGCCCGTTCATCCGCGCGCACCTGCGCGCCTACGGCGATGCGGCGCGCACGCGGACGTTCGTGCAGCCGCTGCTCGACGCGCTCGAAACCGACGCGCTCGGCACGCTGTGCGAGATCGCCGACGGCGACCCCCCGCACGCGCCGCGCGGTTGCCCCGCGCAAGCCTGGAGCGTCGCCGCGCTGATCGACGCGCTGCGGCTGTTGGGCGACGGCTAG
- a CDS encoding FAD-dependent oxidoreductase, translating into MRYDLAVIGSGQGGKPLARDFAERGKRVVLFERGAFGGTCVNVGCTPSKAFLAAAHATGRARRTGPLGVHCTVSVDQNAVMERVRGIIHRWRTGSETRTQQSGVEIVHGEASFDAPHVLRANGITYEADVVVLDTGCTAAIPPIPGLAGTPFLTNENFFAQRTLPERLLVIGSGYIGLELGQGAARLGSTVTVVTPDDRLVAREESDVCHVLTDSFVRDGIDVLLQRHATRVVHDGARFELTLDDGTRLAGDGLLVAVGRKPAVPDGAVARAGIALDERGFVACDEHLRTTVAGHYAMGDVAGQPQFTHVSWEDFRRLRAILGGDLSRTRDDRVLGYAMFTEPQVGRVGMTADEAERRGLPHRVVTYELADDARGIEWNLPDGFFRLVVDPATDAILGGTFVGYEAGELIHVILAHMQAGSTWRVIEQSVHIHPTFAEGIPSLARLLL; encoded by the coding sequence ATGCGCTACGATCTCGCGGTCATCGGGTCGGGCCAGGGCGGGAAGCCGCTGGCCCGCGATTTCGCCGAGCGGGGCAAGCGCGTCGTGTTGTTCGAACGCGGTGCGTTCGGCGGGACCTGCGTGAACGTGGGCTGCACGCCCTCGAAGGCGTTCCTCGCCGCCGCCCACGCCACCGGCCGCGCGCGGCGAACGGGTCCGCTCGGCGTGCACTGCACGGTCAGCGTCGACCAGAACGCCGTCATGGAGCGCGTGCGCGGCATCATCCACCGCTGGCGTACCGGCTCCGAGACGCGCACGCAGCAGAGCGGCGTCGAAATCGTTCACGGCGAGGCGTCCTTCGACGCGCCGCACGTCCTGCGCGCGAACGGCATCACCTACGAGGCGGACGTCGTGGTGCTCGACACCGGCTGTACGGCCGCGATCCCGCCGATCCCGGGTCTGGCCGGCACGCCCTTTCTCACCAACGAGAACTTCTTCGCGCAGCGAACGCTGCCCGAACGGCTGCTGGTGATCGGTTCGGGCTACATCGGACTCGAGCTGGGCCAAGGCGCCGCGCGGCTGGGCAGCACGGTCACGGTCGTGACGCCGGACGACCGGCTCGTCGCGCGCGAAGAGTCCGACGTCTGCCACGTCTTGACCGACTCGTTCGTGCGTGACGGAATCGACGTGCTGCTGCAGCGCCACGCGACCCGCGTCGTTCACGACGGCGCGCGCTTCGAGCTCACCCTCGACGACGGCACGCGCCTGGCCGGCGACGGATTGCTGGTGGCGGTGGGACGAAAGCCGGCGGTGCCCGACGGCGCCGTCGCGCGAGCCGGCATCGCGCTCGACGAGCGCGGCTTCGTCGCGTGCGACGAGCACCTGCGCACCACCGTCGCCGGGCACTACGCGATGGGCGACGTGGCGGGACAGCCGCAGTTCACGCACGTCTCGTGGGAAGACTTCCGCCGCCTGCGCGCGATCCTCGGCGGCGACCTCTCTCGCACGCGCGACGATCGCGTCCTCGGGTACGCGATGTTCACCGAGCCGCAGGTGGGCCGGGTCGGGATGACGGCGGACGAGGCGGAGCGGCGCGGCCTGCCGCACCGGGTCGTCACCTACGAGCTGGCCGACGACGCGCGAGGCATCGAGTGGAACCTGCCGGACGGCTTCTTTCGCTTGGTGGTCGATCCGGCCACCGACGCCATCCTCGGCGGGACGTTCGTCGGCTACGAAGCGGGGGAATTGATCCACGTGATCCTCGCCCACATGCAAGCCGGCTCGACCTGGCGCGTGATCGAACAGTCCGTCCACATCCACCCGACGTTCGCCGAAGGGATCCCCTCGCTGGCGCGGTTGCTGCTGTGA